The genomic region CTTTGCCCAGAGGTTAACGTGTTAAGACTCGTGGTGGATCACAGCGGCAAGGAGCGGCGCATCGAGGGGCTCTACCTCATCACGGATCAAGCGGAGCGCCTGGTCCACCGCGTGCGCGAGGCGCTCTCCTCAGGATACGTCGCCGTCCTGCAGTACCGGGACAAGGTCCGCAGCTACGAGGAACGACTGGACCTGGGGCAGGAGCTGAAACACCTCTGTGCCGAGTTCGAGGCGAAGTTCATCGTCAACGACGACGTGCAACTGGCCCTGGAGCTCGACGCCGACGGCGTCCACCTGGGGCAGGATGACGGTGACCCGGCCGCGGCGCGCGAGGCGCTGGGTCCGAAAAAGATCATAGGGATCTCCACCCACTCGCTTGCGGAAGCGCTCGAGGCGCAGGACGCGGGCGCCGACTACATAGGCTTCGGCGCCCTCTACCCCACCGCCAGCAAAGAGGTCGAGCATATCCAGGGGCCGGAGCAGCTGGCGCTTTTAAAGGGGAAGCTGAGGATCCCGGTGGTCGCCATCGGCGGCATCGCCAGGGACAACGCCTGCGCGGTGATAGACGCCGGAGCCGACGCCATCGCGGTTATCTCGGCGGTCCTTTCGGCCAGATCCCCCGCGCTCGCGGCGACCGAACTGGCGCTTTTGTTCAACAGGAAGGGGCTGCAGCCGCGCGGCGGCGTCCTCACCGTAGCGGGAAGCGACTCGGGAGGGGGCGCCGGCATCCAGGCGGACCTGAAGACGGTGACGCTTTTAGGAAGCTACGGCGCCTCGGCCATCACCGCGCTTACCGCCCAGAACACCCGCGGCGTCACCGCGATACACCCGGTCCCCCCAGAATTCCTGGCGCAGCAGATCGACGCGGTCCTCTCGGACATCCCGATCGACGTGGTCAAGGTGGGGATGCTCTCCTCGGCAGCAAACGCCGCCACCCTCGCCGACAGGCTCAGCGCCCACGGCATGAGGATGGTTGTGCTCGACCCGGTGATGAGCGCCAAGGGGGGGGTCGCGCTCATGGAGAACGAGGCGCTCGGCGTGCTGAAACAGAGGCTGATCCCGCTTTGCTACCTGCTCACGCCCAACATCCCCGAGGCAGAGGCGCTCACCGGGCTCTCCATCACCGATGCCGCCGGGATGGAGCTCGCCGCACGCGCCCTGCACCTCATGGGGGCGAGACACGTGCTGATCAAGGGGGGGCACCTGACCGAGGGGGTCGTCACCGACATCCTCTTCGACGGCACCGGCTTCACCCGCTTCACGGCCCCGCGCGTCCTCACCCGCAACACCCACGGCACCGGCTGCACGCTCGCTTCCGCCATCGCAAGCTACCTGGCCCAGGGGGAACCGCTCCCCGGAGCCGTATTGAGGGCGAAGCTGTTCGTGACCCGGGCCATCAAGTACGCGCAGCCGCTGGGAAAAGGACACGGCCCGGTGAACCATTTCCTGGCCGCAAGAGACCAAGCCGAAACTTGACACCAGTTGTTCACCGCACTCTCCCCACTTTGCGAAGGTTCATCGGGGGATTCCGTGGAGCGAGGATGCTGTTTCCTCGAAGAGTAGACGAGGCTATTGCGTCCCCCCCTTTGCGAAGGGGGGACAGGGGGGATTTGCTTCTCCCCAACCAAAGCAAATCCCCCTAAATCCCCCTTCGCAAAGGGGGACTTTACCAATAAAGGAGCAGCCATGACCCAGCTCGAATACGCCCGCAAGGGGATCATCACCGACAAGATGAAGACTGCGGCCCTCGCCGAAGGGGTGGACGCCGAGTTCATCCGCGCCGGGATCGCCGCGGGCAACATCATCATCTGCCACAACAACAAGCACACAAACGGCACCCCGCTCGCCGTCGGCAAGGGGCTGAGGACAAAGGTCAACGCCAACATCGGCTCCTCCGCCGACGACCTCGACTTCCAGAAGGAGCTGGAGAAGGTGCGCGTGGCGGTCGCCAGCGGCGCCGACGCCATCATGGACCTCTCCACCGGCGGCCCGGTGGACGAGATCCGCCGCGCCGTCATCGCCGAGACCAGCGCCTGCATCGGCACCGTGCCGCTGTACCAGGCTGCACTCGACGCGGTCAGAAAGCACAAGAAGGCGATCGTGGAGATGACGGTCGAGGACATCTTCCAGGGGGTGATCAAGCACGCCGAGGACGGAGTCGACTTCATCACCGTGCACTGCGGCGTGACCCGCTCCACGGTGGAGCGGATGCGCAAGGAAGGGCGCATCATGGACGTCGTCTCCCGCGGCGGCGCCTTCACCATCGAATGGATGGCGCACAACAACGCGGAGAACCCGCTTTACGAGCACTTCGACCGCCTGCTGGAGATCACCAAGGCCTACGACATGACCCTGTCGCTTGGTGACGGCTTCCGCCCCGGCTGCCTGGCCGACGCGACCGACCGGGCCCAGATCCACGAGTTGATCCTCCTGGGAGAGCTCACCCAGAGGGCGCAGGAGTACGGGGTGCAGGTGATGATCGAGGGTCCGGGGCACATGCCGCTGAACCAGATCGAGGCGAACATCCTGCTGCAGAAGAGGCTCTGCCACGGGGCACCCTTCTACGTGCTCGGGCCGCTGGTAACCGACATCGCGCCGGGCTACGACCACATCACCTCGGCCATCGGCGGCACCATAGCCGCTGCCGCCGGGGCCGATTTCCTCTGCTACGTCACCCCTTCGGAGCACCTGAAGCTCCCCAGCGTGGAAGACGTGCGCGAGGGTGTCATGGCGAGCCGGATCGCGGCCCACGCAGCCGACATCGTGAAGGGGGTCAAGGGGGCCATGGAGAAGGACAACGAGATGGCCCGCTGCCGCAAGAAGCTCGACTGGGAGGGGCAGTTCGCCCTCGCCATCGACCCGGTGAAAGCGCGCCGCCTGAGGGAGGAGTCCGGCGTCGCCGACCACGGCGCATGCACCATGTGCGGCGAGTTCTGCGCCTACAAGGTGATGGACGACGCCACCGAGCGCGAAAAGGCGAACGCGGCCAGCGCCGCCTGACCCAGGGCGCTACCCTGCGCTGAAATCAAAAAAGCCATGCCCGGCACACAGCCGGCATGGCTTTTTTTGTGTCCCCCTTCGCAAAGCGGGGAACGTAACGGCGTCCGAAAATGGGGAAGGGCAATTCTGTTTGTCTCTTCCGCTCTTTTTAGGATTGCTGGCGTCGGCTGAAGCGCAGGGTGATGGTGGTCCCTTTCCCCAGCTTGCTCCACGCCAGCACCCGGCCGCGATGCATGGTCATGATCGCCTTGACGATGGCGAGCCCAAGCCCGTTCCCGACTCGGGGCTCCCCGCCCACCTCCTGGTCGACGCGGTAGAAACGGTCAAACAGCATCGGCAGATGCTTGGGCTCCACGCCGCATCCGGTATCGCTTACGTCCACATCGACGCTGCCGTCGTTGCGGGGGCGGATGGAGACGGAAACTACCCCACCGCGGGGGGTATGGGAGATGGCGTTGGAGACCAGGTTGCTGAGCGCGCGGCGAAAGAGGGTCCGGTCGGCAGCGATGACGCCGGCGCCGCGGCACTCGAGGGTGATGCCGGCTTCTGCCGCTTCCTCTGAGAAGTAGTCGATCACCTCGGCGGCCTCCTGCTCCACGGACAGCCTCTGCGGCAAAAGGTCGTTGTTGTTGCTGTCGGCGCGGGCCAGAAAGAGCAGCCGGTCTATGATCAGTGAGAGCTGTGTGTACTCTTCGACGGCCGAAGCCATCACCTCGCGGTAAGCCTCCGGCGTCCTTTCCTTGGACAGGGCGATTTCGGTCTGCAGCATCAGGTTGTTTATCGGGGTGCGCAGCTCGTGGGCCAGGTTCCCCGAGTAGTGCGAAAGGCGCTGGAAGGAGCCCTCCAGGGTGTCCATCATGGTGTTGAAGGAGTTTACCAGGGACTGCATCTCGACGGGGAACTGGGCGGGGTTGAGCCTGGTGCCGAGTTCGTCGTCGGTGATCTGCGCGATGGTGTCCGACAGTTCGTTGAGCGGCTTCAGGCCGTGCCGCACCACGAGCAGCGACGTCGGTATGGCGAAGAGTAGCCCTCCGAAGCCGAAAAGGATCAGATAGGTGCGGTAGCTCGCGACGAGCCTTTCGTGCTCGGTGAGGTCGATGGCGATCTGCATGCGCCACCCGTTGGCCTGGGAGAAGGGGTCGTGCAGCGAGACGTTCCGCATCAGGTAAGGCTTGCCGTTATTGCCCTTTACTTTCCTGACCTGGCAGACTCCATCCCGCGGGAAGGACGACGCCGGGAGCGCCCTGATGTTCTTGCACTGAACGACCGCGTTACCGCTTTTGTCGAGGATGCGGACCAGGATACAGTGGCGCCCGGGTTCCTCGCTCTCGGTCTCGTTCTCCATCGCCTCCCGGAGTACGTCCACGCCGTTCGGGGCGAAAAGAAGGGTCCTGATCGAGGCGATCTCCGACCTCAGCTCGTTGTTGGCGGACAGGTCCAGCTGTTCTACGATCTTGAAGTAGAGGAAAACGGCGCAGACTGAGAAGGCGGCCACGATGGTGATGATATGGACCATGGCCAGGTTGTGGGCGATGGAAAACGCCCCGGGGCGGTCAACCAGGATCCCCTTGCGCAAAAACCGCTTCAGTCTAGCGATCTTCAAGTATGTACCCCAGCCCCCGCACCGTGTGTATCAGCTTCTTCTCGAACGGCCCGTCCACCTTTGCCCTCAGGGCCGCCACCTTCACGTCGACGATCTTCAGGTTGGCCTCGAAGCCGAGGTTCCAGACCCTTTCGGCGATCCTCAGCCGGGACTGCACCTCGCCTGCCCGGCGGATCAGCAGGGAGAGCAGGGCGAACTCCTTCGGGGTCAGCTCCAGCGTCTTGCCGGCGCGGGTCGCCTTGTGGGCGAAGAAGTTGACGGTAAGATCGGCCACCCGTATCTCGTCCTGCTGCACTACCTGGCCGCGGCGCAAAAGCGCCTGGATCCGGGCGCAGAGTTCGGCGAAGGAGTAGGGCTTGACCAGGTAGTCGTCCGCCCCAAGCTGCAGCCCGGTGATGCGGTCGTGCACCTCGTCGCGGGCGGTGAGGATCATGACCGGAGTGGTGGATCCTCCCTCGCGGAGCCTCTTCACCACCTCGAAGCCGTCGATTCCCGGCAGCATCAGGTCCAGGACGATCAGGTCGTACTCCCTCTCCCGGGCCATCGCCAGCCCCTTGAGCCCGTCGGAGGCGACGTCCACCGTTATCGACATCTCCGACAACCCCTTGCGCAACTGCTCCGCGGTTTTTTCCGCGTCTTCCACGATCAAAAAATACATAAGCTCAAAATCCCTCAGGGGGCGTTTGCCGGTTCTAGCTGAACGACAGCGAATAGCCCCAGTAGCTCCCGGCGCCGACCACCAATAGGAGCAGGACGTGCTTGATCACCAGCATCCTGCGCCGCGTCCGTTCCGCTTCGGGGCCGTAAAAGTTGTTGACGTAGGTGAAGCTCCGCATCCCGCCGGTGGCAAAGATGGTGGCGGCGGCTCCCACCGTGTTCCAGAAGAAAAAGCGCTCGATCCCCGAGAGGATCGCGGTCACCTCGGGCAAGCCCCCCCGGAAGCCGTGCAGCAGGTAGATCGCTATCAGAGCCGAGAGCCAGTAGCCCGTGGCGAAATCGTGGATGAAGCCGTTCAGCACGATGGCTGCCTTCTTGATGGAATCCATGTTGCTCCTGTTTCCCGCCGCCTATGGGATGGGCGCGAAGGTGTGCGGGTGGACGCCGGCACCGGCATCGCCGCGGGCGGTCTTGATGCTTCTCAATAGCGCCTGCACCTCGGGCGGCATCTCTTTTCCTTCCTTCATCATCGCCCTCATCTGTCCGGCGAGGTACGAGTTGTTGATGAGAATGTCCAGCACCGCGACCATGAAGGTCTGCTTCCAGGGGGAGAGGTCATGCAGCTTCTGGAACTTGTGCATGTAGAACTTCTGGCTGGCACGCCCAAGTTCCCGCTCCAGTTCCTCCACCGTCATCGCCTTGGGCTTTATCACCGGCTCCACGAGGTTGTACTTGCGGTAGTCCCTGGTCGCCACGTACGGCTCCAGCTCAGGGTAGAGCTCGGCGTAGGGCCAGGGGGCTATGGCGAGGAAGAACGCCATGTCCGGGTTGTAGTGCTTGGCGAGCTCGATGGTCGCCGCGATGCTCTCGGGCGTATCGTCCGGCATCCCCAGGACGAATGAGGTCTCCGACACGATGTCGGCGTTGTTGATGATGTCGATGGCGGCCTTGGACTGCTCCACCTTGGTGTTCTTGTTGAAGAGGTCGAGCGTCGCCTGGTCTCCCGCCTCCACCCCGACGTAGATGTGCTCGACGCCGGCCTCGCGGTACTTGCCCATGATGTCCGCGTCGCGCAGGATGTCGTCCACGCGGGTTTCCATCAGGAGCTTCACCCCGACCTTGCGCTCGATCATCAGGTCCAGGATGCGCACCCAGCGCTCGCGGTCGAAGGTGGGGATCTCGTCGGAGAGCATCGCCACCTCGACGCCGTAGCTGTCGCGCAGAAGCTCCAGCTCGGCCACGAAGTTCTCGGCGCTTCTGGCGCGCCAGGAGCGCTCCCAGAAGAGCTGCTGCGAGCAGAAGGAGCATTTCTCCATGCAGCCGCGCGACGAGGAGACGATGGCCAGTCGGGCGTTGTTCTTCGCGCGGTAGGTGTAGATGGGCCACTCCACCAGGTCCCAGGCCATGGGGAGCGCGTCGAGGTCCTGGATGGCTGCGGCCTTCGGGGTCGAGACCACGGCGCCGTCGCGCCAGAAGGAAAGCCCCGGCACCTCTGCGGGATCGCCCCCCTGGTTCAGGCAGTCCAGAAGCTTCACAAGGGTAACCTCCCCCTCCCCCCTGACGATGAAGTCGACCGTGTCGTGCTCCGCCTCGAGGATCTCGTCATAGCAGAAGGTGGCGTGGACGTTGCCGTGCACCGTCACCACGTCCGGGTTGATCTTCTTGGCCAGCGCCGTCAACTCCAGCGCGTGCCCTATGGAAGCGGTGAACGAGGTCGTGGCGACCACGTCCGGCCTGAAGGCCCTGATGCGCGCCTCTATCTCGGGCCACTTGTGCCACAGGCTCATCGCGTCGTAGTAGTCAACCTCGTAACCTGCGGCGCGCAACGACCCGGCGATGTAGACGAACCCCACATTGAGCCAAGTCCCAGCGGACTCGACGACGCCGGAGTGGTACGGCGGCGTTATCAGTGCGACCCTCTTTATAGTCATATCCTACCCCTTCCAGGTCTTAAAACTGTAGTTATTGAAGTGCGTTGCAAAGCGGTATTGTCCATATCATCTCACAGACAGGATATAAAAGAAAAGTGAAAGCCTTGTTGACAGCTCATGGCCGAACTAATCTAATACACTTTTCCCGCCGACAGAGCTTTTTTAACCATAATGTAACCAAACAGTTACCTTAATGCGGAGATAGTTCAAACAACTTTAATACTCACACAGTTTTATTATAATCTTGACTGGCACAAAGCCTGTAAGTAGTATGTGCGCTAACGTGTTTTTATAGCCAGCCGTTGCAAAGGAGTTTCGCCATGTCCGCACCGGGAAGCGTCAGTCACGCTCTGACCGAAGAGATCCTCGCCATCATCGAAGCTGGCGTCGATGCCGATCTCTCCGATGAGAGGTTCAACGACTACTGCAT from Citrifermentans bremense harbors:
- a CDS encoding heavy metal sensor histidine kinase, coding for MKIARLKRFLRKGILVDRPGAFSIAHNLAMVHIITIVAAFSVCAVFLYFKIVEQLDLSANNELRSEIASIRTLLFAPNGVDVLREAMENETESEEPGRHCILVRILDKSGNAVVQCKNIRALPASSFPRDGVCQVRKVKGNNGKPYLMRNVSLHDPFSQANGWRMQIAIDLTEHERLVASYRTYLILFGFGGLLFAIPTSLLVVRHGLKPLNELSDTIAQITDDELGTRLNPAQFPVEMQSLVNSFNTMMDTLEGSFQRLSHYSGNLAHELRTPINNLMLQTEIALSKERTPEAYREVMASAVEEYTQLSLIIDRLLFLARADSNNNDLLPQRLSVEQEAAEVIDYFSEEAAEAGITLECRGAGVIAADRTLFRRALSNLVSNAISHTPRGGVVSVSIRPRNDGSVDVDVSDTGCGVEPKHLPMLFDRFYRVDQEVGGEPRVGNGLGLAIVKAIMTMHRGRVLAWSKLGKGTTITLRFSRRQQS
- a CDS encoding B12-binding domain-containing radical SAM protein, with product MTIKRVALITPPYHSGVVESAGTWLNVGFVYIAGSLRAAGYEVDYYDAMSLWHKWPEIEARIRAFRPDVVATTSFTASIGHALELTALAKKINPDVVTVHGNVHATFCYDEILEAEHDTVDFIVRGEGEVTLVKLLDCLNQGGDPAEVPGLSFWRDGAVVSTPKAAAIQDLDALPMAWDLVEWPIYTYRAKNNARLAIVSSSRGCMEKCSFCSQQLFWERSWRARSAENFVAELELLRDSYGVEVAMLSDEIPTFDRERWVRILDLMIERKVGVKLLMETRVDDILRDADIMGKYREAGVEHIYVGVEAGDQATLDLFNKNTKVEQSKAAIDIINNADIVSETSFVLGMPDDTPESIAATIELAKHYNPDMAFFLAIAPWPYAELYPELEPYVATRDYRKYNLVEPVIKPKAMTVEELERELGRASQKFYMHKFQKLHDLSPWKQTFMVAVLDILINNSYLAGQMRAMMKEGKEMPPEVQALLRSIKTARGDAGAGVHPHTFAPIP
- the thiD gene encoding bifunctional hydroxymethylpyrimidine kinase/phosphomethylpyrimidine kinase codes for the protein MLRLVVDHSGKERRIEGLYLITDQAERLVHRVREALSSGYVAVLQYRDKVRSYEERLDLGQELKHLCAEFEAKFIVNDDVQLALELDADGVHLGQDDGDPAAAREALGPKKIIGISTHSLAEALEAQDAGADYIGFGALYPTASKEVEHIQGPEQLALLKGKLRIPVVAIGGIARDNACAVIDAGADAIAVISAVLSARSPALAATELALLFNRKGLQPRGGVLTVAGSDSGGGAGIQADLKTVTLLGSYGASAITALTAQNTRGVTAIHPVPPEFLAQQIDAVLSDIPIDVVKVGMLSSAANAATLADRLSAHGMRMVVLDPVMSAKGGVALMENEALGVLKQRLIPLCYLLTPNIPEAEALTGLSITDAAGMELAARALHLMGARHVLIKGGHLTEGVVTDILFDGTGFTRFTAPRVLTRNTHGTGCTLASAIASYLAQGEPLPGAVLRAKLFVTRAIKYAQPLGKGHGPVNHFLAARDQAET
- the thiC gene encoding phosphomethylpyrimidine synthase ThiC, producing MTQLEYARKGIITDKMKTAALAEGVDAEFIRAGIAAGNIIICHNNKHTNGTPLAVGKGLRTKVNANIGSSADDLDFQKELEKVRVAVASGADAIMDLSTGGPVDEIRRAVIAETSACIGTVPLYQAALDAVRKHKKAIVEMTVEDIFQGVIKHAEDGVDFITVHCGVTRSTVERMRKEGRIMDVVSRGGAFTIEWMAHNNAENPLYEHFDRLLEITKAYDMTLSLGDGFRPGCLADATDRAQIHELILLGELTQRAQEYGVQVMIEGPGHMPLNQIEANILLQKRLCHGAPFYVLGPLVTDIAPGYDHITSAIGGTIAAAAGADFLCYVTPSEHLKLPSVEDVREGVMASRIAAHAADIVKGVKGAMEKDNEMARCRKKLDWEGQFALAIDPVKARRLREESGVADHGACTMCGEFCAYKVMDDATEREKANAASAA
- a CDS encoding heavy metal response regulator transcription factor, which encodes MYFLIVEDAEKTAEQLRKGLSEMSITVDVASDGLKGLAMAREREYDLIVLDLMLPGIDGFEVVKRLREGGSTTPVMILTARDEVHDRITGLQLGADDYLVKPYSFAELCARIQALLRRGQVVQQDEIRVADLTVNFFAHKATRAGKTLELTPKEFALLSLLIRRAGEVQSRLRIAERVWNLGFEANLKIVDVKVAALRAKVDGPFEKKLIHTVRGLGYILEDR